A section of the Bacteroidia bacterium genome encodes:
- a CDS encoding tetratricopeptide repeat protein, whose translation MAEQPTPVINQPKTEIPVVAETVESTINYDVLIQKYKNFALGILGGIVLAIGGYLYYQSYLGDQQKEAVDQMVRAVRFFEKDSVDKAIKGDSQYPGFEKLADEYSGTPAGNLCKYYLGCCYLKKGNINKGVEYLESFSKGDDLIGASAYAALAFAHEEKKDFAEAAKNYRKAASINENSQTTPFFLMNAARNEELAGNNAGALEIYQTIKRKFPNSQEGQSVEKYIAKFED comes from the coding sequence ATGGCCGAACAACCAACTCCTGTTATTAACCAGCCAAAGACCGAAATTCCCGTTGTGGCAGAAACCGTTGAATCTACCATAAATTATGATGTACTTATTCAAAAGTACAAAAATTTTGCTCTGGGAATCTTAGGGGGCATTGTACTTGCTATTGGAGGATACTTATATTATCAAAGCTATTTAGGAGACCAGCAGAAAGAAGCTGTTGATCAGATGGTTCGGGCTGTCCGCTTTTTTGAAAAAGATTCAGTAGATAAAGCAATAAAAGGAGACTCACAGTATCCTGGATTTGAAAAATTGGCAGATGAATATAGCGGAACACCCGCAGGTAATTTGTGCAAATATTATTTAGGATGCTGCTATCTCAAAAAAGGAAATATAAATAAGGGAGTTGAATACTTGGAGAGTTTTTCCAAAGGAGATGACCTGATAGGCGCATCAGCCTACGCTGCACTTGCCTTTGCCCACGAAGAGAAAAAAGACTTTGCGGAAGCAGCTAAAAATTACCGAAAAGCTGCCTCAATTAACGAAAATAGCCAGACAACTCCTTTTTTCTTAATGAATGCCGCCAGAAATGAAGAACTTGCCGGAAATAACGCCGGTGCCTTAGAAATATACCAAACAATTAAGCGAAAATTTCCCAATAGCCAAGAAGGCCAGAGTGTCGAAAAATACATCGCTAAGTTTGAAGATTGA
- the ribH gene encoding 6,7-dimethyl-8-ribityllumazine synthase: MGKKQPAEITYNNKQDHQNTRIAIVVAKWNSQVVENLREAAVATLQKYGVIQISVLYVSGSYELPQGANIALQYQHYDAVICLGCVIQGETRHFEFICQSVSSAIQQVSLKYNKPVVFGVLTTDTFEQAEERAGGKFGNKGTEAAITALEMIDLTQNISSSKI; the protein is encoded by the coding sequence ATGGGAAAGAAACAACCCGCCGAAATCACCTATAACAACAAACAAGACCACCAGAATACGCGGATAGCAATAGTTGTTGCTAAATGGAATAGTCAAGTAGTAGAAAATTTACGAGAGGCGGCAGTAGCAACTTTACAGAAATATGGGGTTATCCAAATATCGGTACTGTATGTGTCCGGTTCTTATGAACTCCCGCAGGGAGCTAATATCGCCCTTCAATATCAGCATTATGATGCTGTTATCTGCTTGGGTTGTGTGATACAAGGAGAAACCCGCCACTTTGAATTTATTTGTCAATCCGTAAGTAGCGCTATCCAACAAGTTTCGTTGAAATACAATAAACCGGTTGTTTTTGGCGTTTTAACAACAGACACCTTTGAACAAGCAGAGGAGCGTGCCGGCGGTAAGTTTGGGAACAAAGGCACAGAAGCAGCCATCACAGCCTTAGAAATGATTGATTTAACCCAAAATATATCATCTTCAAAAATATGA
- a CDS encoding thioredoxin family protein has protein sequence MNSIKTVISRAFTYSEYLELIKKLLAENKTTGTDHSSGMINYTKLNLSRMEKWNKIGQLLPEWEKLKNIKNQTWWLITEAWCGDASQIVPFIAKIAENYPQIELKIILRDENQSVMNQYLTDGNQAIPILVAIEYNHEHNTEKELFVWGPRPQNAQNLVKEWKKNPNNRTKEQLYEEMHTWYAHDKGTNIQQELFSKVSSN, from the coding sequence ATGAACAGCATAAAAACAGTAATAAGCCGCGCATTTACTTATTCGGAATATTTAGAATTAATAAAAAAACTGCTGGCAGAAAATAAAACAACGGGAACTGACCATAGCTCGGGAATGATAAACTACACCAAGTTAAATCTTTCTCGTATGGAAAAATGGAATAAAATAGGCCAACTACTACCAGAATGGGAAAAACTAAAGAACATTAAAAACCAAACTTGGTGGCTGATAACTGAAGCATGGTGCGGAGATGCCTCACAAATTGTCCCATTTATCGCAAAAATTGCGGAAAACTACCCTCAAATAGAACTTAAAATTATCTTACGAGATGAAAACCAGTCTGTTATGAACCAATATCTAACAGACGGAAACCAGGCGATTCCAATATTAGTAGCTATTGAGTATAACCACGAGCATAATACAGAAAAAGAACTATTTGTTTGGGGACCCAGACCCCAAAATGCACAAAACCTTGTAAAAGAATGGAAAAAAAATCCAAACAACAGAACCAAAGAGCAGCTTTACGAGGAAATGCACACTTGGTATGCACATGATAAAGGAACTAATATACAACAAGAGTTGTTCTCAAAAGTAAGTTCTAATTAA
- a CDS encoding 2Fe-2S iron-sulfur cluster binding domain-containing protein, with product MSTNLNLHKVTFLFENNPQKTIEVQAVTGETLLDISKENEIGLHHNCGGVCACTTCHVYIESGMENISEMSAREEDYVDSALDPRLESRLACQCEISGDVVVTIPDQSRLSE from the coding sequence GTGAGTACAAATTTAAACCTACATAAAGTAACCTTCCTATTTGAAAATAATCCACAAAAAACCATTGAGGTTCAGGCAGTTACAGGAGAAACACTGTTGGATATTTCTAAAGAAAATGAGATAGGGCTTCATCATAATTGCGGCGGTGTTTGTGCCTGCACAACGTGCCATGTCTATATTGAGTCAGGAATGGAAAATATATCCGAAATGAGTGCCAGAGAAGAAGACTATGTGGATAGTGCATTAGATCCCAGGTTAGAATCTCGTTTAGCCTGCCAATGCGAAATATCAGGAGATGTGGTAGTTACTATCCCTGACCAGAGCCGCCTTTCCGAATAA
- the iscX gene encoding Fe-S cluster assembly protein IscX yields the protein MESKHFEIPINWNDTEDIAMALYERFGHEFNESKIYRIRFVDLHKWILEIPNFVGKPNESTEAHLEMAQTAWVYEWRDNEKNNL from the coding sequence ATGGAAAGTAAGCACTTTGAAATTCCGATTAACTGGAATGACACCGAAGACATTGCTATGGCTTTGTATGAAAGATTCGGCCATGAGTTTAACGAATCAAAAATTTATCGAATTCGTTTTGTAGATTTACATAAATGGATTTTGGAAATTCCTAATTTTGTGGGAAAACCAAACGAATCAACCGAAGCTCACTTAGAAATGGCCCAAACTGCGTGGGTCTATGAGTGGCGAGATAACGAAAAAAATA